Genomic DNA from Filimonas effusa:
AATAACTTTTACCGTATCCGTAAAGAATACCGGCAAACGCGATGGTGCCGAAGTGGTTCAGTTATACATCCGCGATGTAAAATCTTCTGTTCCCCGCCCGGTGAAAGAACTGAAGGGATTCCAGAAGCTACAGCTGAAAGCAGGGGAAGAAAAACAAGCGAGCTTTACCATCGATGCCGCAGCGCTTAGTTTCTTCGACGCCGGTAAACACGAGTGGGTAGCTGAACCAGGAGCTTTTGAAGCCATCATTGGCGCTTCCGCTGCCGATGTAAAAACAAAAGTTCCATTTACCCTGAAATAATCCCTCCCTATTTGTTCAGGGTTTGACTCAAGAAGTCCGGGCCTTGAGCTATAGAAGCCCAACCCGGTAAAGGCGGGGAGGGGTAAGTGCGATGCAAGTGCGATACAAGTGCGATGTAAGTGCGATACAACTGCGGTTATGGTATGCTCATGGTAGTATTGTCGGCTTATCTATTTTCTGCTATTGTATCATGGGGATATACTTAATAAAAAGGAGGCCGTATCATAAGTGCGATACGGCCTCCTTTTATTCGGGTACCTGATGGAGCCGGGTTCGCGTTTAAGCAATTCTCAGCGGCTATTTTTATTTATGACCCACCCCCTTTTTTACCATCTGCCATTTACCTGCCACTCTCATTGGTTTGAAATTTGTTTGGTATGCTATAACTATGAAAACAACGCTTATCCGTACCATCTTATCAGTGCTGCTGCTCACGCTTTGCTATTGTCAAAGCCGGGCACAGATCCCCGTACCCGCCGATACCACTAAAAATGCACCCGCAGCCCGCAGTGAACAAAGGCAGAGACTGCATCCCGATAGTGTAGCACAGCAATACGATGTCGGCAACCTTGCCAGCGCCATCTTCCATCCCGGCAGGAAAAGAGACAGTGTCTCCCGCAAATCTTCCGGTATCATAGTTATTCCCAATGTGGCCGCCAACCCCAGCATCGGCGCGCAGATAGGCATCAAAGCTGTAGCTGGACGGAAACTGGGAAAAGACCCTAATACGCTGTTGTCTGTAGCTGCAACCTCGGCCTCGATAACCACCAAGGGCATCATCTATTTTTATATCAGCCATAACGTCTACACCAACAGTAATAAATGGAATTTCCAGGGAAGCCTGGTTGCTGCCAAAACTGTTACCCCCGACTTTGGTCTGGGCATCGGCAAAGCACCCGCCGGCTCCGAAACCGATCAGATCCTCGCCAACGCCGATAGAAAACCACGCGCTCTGCATGGCCAGTTCTACAACTTCCGCGAAAAAGTGTATAAAGAAGTAAAGAAAAACCTTCTCGTAGGCGCCGGCGTCTCCTTCGATATCCGCCGCAAGCTCGACGAAAGGAACGCAGCGGGCACATTAACCCCCTACAACATTTACAGCGATAAATATGGCTTCGAAAGAGATCATTATATGGCGAATGGCCTTTTATTCAATGTGCAGTACACCACCCGCGATAACCAGAACCGCGCCTATAAAGGAATGTACCTCGATGCAGGTATCCGTATAAACCAGGAATGGATGGGTAGCACACGTAATGCCCTCCAGTTTACCGCTGATCTGAGAAAATACATCAGCCTTTCAGCCTACAATCCTGAACACGTGATTGCCTTATGGAACTGGGGTTCCTATCTTATCAGCGGCAGGGTTCCTTATCTCGAATTACCTGGTACCGCCAAAGATCCCGGCTCTAGAAGCGGCAGGGGATATACCATTGGTTATTTTAAAGGAGAAAACTATAACTATTCCGAGATTGAATACCGCTTCCCCATTCTCCGCAACAAATTCATCAGCGGCGTCACCTTCTTTCATCTGCAAACAGCTGATGATGACGCGGGTGCAAAACTCTTCCAGGTATGGCAGCCGGGGGGTGGGGCAGGGTTAAGGGTACTTTTCAACAAACATACACGTACCAACCTTTGCCTCGATTATGCGTTTGGGAAATACGGTGCGAAGGGCTTTTTCCTGGGTTTGAACGAAGCCTTTTGATTTTGAAAAATTACGGGTAAATTTATAGCACCTATTTAAAACCACGGTACTATGAATTACCTTCAGCTCTATGAAGCCCTTACAGGTCTCTTGCCTAAACGTATCAAAATAACCCTGATCAATTACAACACCGGTCAGGAAATTGGAATATTTAAAATAGACGCCTCAAATCTCCCCGAAGTTTTTGATAAACCATTGGTGATAGATATCGGCAACAAGCGCTGGCGCGTAATGCAGGCAGCGCCTAAAACCGCTGCCGACTACCTCTTCAGTAAAAAACTTATCCTGAAAGTGCAGGACGAATTACTGCCCGCCAATCTCCTGCCTTTCCAGGCTCCAACCACCGCCGCCGATAAGCCAGCTATCCTACCCCGCGAACCTGTTGATGCTGTTGCTAAAATAGCGTTCGATTCTAAATCAGTATTCGCGGGTGCGTCCTATAACGCTGCTATTCCATCAGTTACAGGTGAAATAGCCAAAGGCGGTTCTCAATCGCCGGATCCCTATATCCTGACAATCGAAGAAACCGACTGGCGCCAGGTAGAACTGGCTGCAGAAGACTGCCTCTCCGTAGTGACCATAGATCTTCATTCAGTACAACAATTGCTTTCAGAACAGCCCGATGCGCTTACCGGCTACCGGCAGCAACACACCCGCAGCCGGCAACTCACGCAAACACTTCTGATTCCCTGGAACAGCTTCCTCGACCAGCTCCATAAACCTGTTATCGGTCCATTGTATTTGCGCAGGTCGGGATGGGTGGAAAACGGCTTTACAATTGCTTCGGAACACCATACCTACTACGGGATCTCTACCAATGATCATATCCGGGTCCTGTGCCTGCCTGCAATGCCTGTAATGGACGATGAGCTCATGAACATAATGGAACACTTTAAATTGTTGCTGGTCGACTGGTGCGGCGCCTATTGTTTTGGCGGCATCACAAATCCATTTGAACCACAGAACAATGTGAAATGAACTTTATAGCAAAGCATACCGTTAATAAATACCGGAACTTTGTACTTAAAATAAAATCTGGAAAATGAATATCAGAGCAATAATAACCGGTGCAACAGGTATGGTAGGTGAAGGGGTATTGATGGAATGTTTGCAAAACCCAGATGTGGAATCCGTCCTCATCATCAACCGGAAAGCTTCGGGCTTTTCCCATCCAAAATTGCACGAAATAG
This window encodes:
- a CDS encoding BamA/TamA family outer membrane protein; its protein translation is MKTTLIRTILSVLLLTLCYCQSRAQIPVPADTTKNAPAARSEQRQRLHPDSVAQQYDVGNLASAIFHPGRKRDSVSRKSSGIIVIPNVAANPSIGAQIGIKAVAGRKLGKDPNTLLSVAATSASITTKGIIYFYISHNVYTNSNKWNFQGSLVAAKTVTPDFGLGIGKAPAGSETDQILANADRKPRALHGQFYNFREKVYKEVKKNLLVGAGVSFDIRRKLDERNAAGTLTPYNIYSDKYGFERDHYMANGLLFNVQYTTRDNQNRAYKGMYLDAGIRINQEWMGSTRNALQFTADLRKYISLSAYNPEHVIALWNWGSYLISGRVPYLELPGTAKDPGSRSGRGYTIGYFKGENYNYSEIEYRFPILRNKFISGVTFFHLQTADDDAGAKLFQVWQPGGGAGLRVLFNKHTRTNLCLDYAFGKYGAKGFFLGLNEAF